CGCCCACCTGGCAGGCCACAACTGGGTGGAGCTTCAGGGCACTTAGACCCATCGGAACTGAGTGAGGGAACCCCCCCTGGTCCTCCCCTCTGTTTTCCCAAGAACTTGAAGCACTCCCACCCGCTAATTGTTTTTTCAGGCCGCCATAACAAACACCTTTATAGTGGACACAGCCCACGCTCACCGTCTGAGCTGAGGCGGTCAGACTTGCAAAGTGGGCCttgtcctccccccttcccccctcctgccccacccccacatgaTGTCCTGATCCTGAGACTTGCCTGGTTTAGGACGGGCCAGTGAggaagagggggaagaggagacgCCGGGTGTGGACCCTGGCACTCGGCAGAAGATGGAGGTGTTCATTAGGGAAAGCTTCGAGGCCAAGGATGAGCTCTTCCCAGAAGAGTCCGGCCAAGACCAGGAGCTGCCTGCCGGGGAGCAGGACCCAGAGATAGAGGATCAGGAGACAGCAGAGGCACTCCCCACTGGGGCACAGAGCCCTCCAGCTCTGGGGATTGTCCAAGAAGGTGAGCCCAGGGTGGCGGGACCTCCAGGGTCCAGCTAGGTGGTACTGGTGggatggggtggctggtggagaGAGCTGTGCCCGGTGGTGGTTTCCAGggctgatttaaaaacaaaagcacagatctccagacctttcttccgagacGCCTTTGGATGGACACAAATCCCCAAGCTTTTGGCAAGTCTGACCTTCGGGGTCCCTTTGAGCCAGAATCCCCTCGGCGGCCCCAGGTGGGTTAAGGGAAGAGGTGCCATGTAGGAGTGAGGTCAGGAAGGactggagccacagaggggcCTGAGGCTGCCCATGCCCTCTGCCTCGCTCTCAGATGTGGctcttgggcagacacagcataGGCAGGTTGCTGGTGTCCAGGCCGAGGCAAGTGATCTGAAGGGAGAGTAGGGACCAGGACTCCAGGATGAGCAAGCCGGTTGTTTCACCTCCGACAGGCCCACCAGCAATTACTGACAGGTGCCCTCGCCCCAGGCCTTTGAGGCAGCCACACACATAGACTGAGGGGCAGGGAGGCCAGGTATGgggcccactctccctccctctgggGACGGCCTCTGGGCACGGCCCAGGGGTCTGCCCTCCAACCAGCTACTGCTCAGGCCCCCAGGCTCCTTGTCCACCACAGCTTCATCTCTCACTCACCAACCTCCCAGTTTCATGGTGACCATCTACTCTGAAGCTGGACCTGCTGTCTTTGGGGCCTTGTCTCCAGACCTGAGGAAGGAGGCGCCTTGTCTGTGTCCTCCCCTGGGGAGGACACAGCCCAGTCTAGACTGTGGGTGCTTTGGCTTCTGTCCCAGGGCAGCCCTGGGCACCACACCTCCTCAAATAGTTCTCTCTCTCGGCTTGTTCTCCCCCCAGCATGTTCTACTTTCTGGCTGGGTCACAGAGCACAAAGTTCACTTCGGTGGCCACACAGAAGTCATCCACCATGCTCATGATGAGGGGGTTTAGTAAGGAAGTGGACAGAGTTGTTCAGTCAGGATAGACTATGAAGTTCTTTCTGTTCTGCTAATAAATGGCCCTAAGGGCATGCTACTCTGCTATACGTCTCTACCCAAAGGTACTCAGCTCCAGCCCTGTGAGTTAACACACAgagcgccaccccccccccccaccctgcccagtTATGTCTCCACAAGCCAGTCCCGCTCCAAAGTGCTCTGTTTTACTTGCTGTGTGGGCTGAGAAGTCCAGGGCTCTGTCACTGCACTGCCCAGGGATCTCTgggtccagaggatgtgctccacccCTGGCTCTTGCCATTCATgagatccctcccctcccccttgctACGGAGAGGGCTCACTCTCTGctcagcaggatggcaatcacggtGTATCCTGTGAAGAAGCACTCACAGCTGAACCCTATCAGTGTCTTCTGCCTTCTTCCACCCGGACCCACCAGGAAAAGTCCATTTGGGGGCAGCCAGAGAAGTTGCTCCCTGCTGGACCCACCCAAGCAGAGTCGTGGCCTTCCCCTTCCCTGTTGGATCCATCTCAGCCTTGTCCCTCTGACCACCTTCTGGAAGCCCAACCCGGCTGCTTACGACCGTTTGTTCTTGCTCCTTAGAGCTGTCTCCCCACACTGGGGCCGCCACCAGCGATggggtggaagagagagagaggctggtggcCCAGGAGCGGCTCTTCATCGAGGTACGTGCAGGGATCTGGGGGCAGTGTGTGTCCTCCAGTTGGGGACATGGGCACTGGACCTTCAAAGAGTGGGCCCTGGGTTGAGGATCGCAGGCCCGGCCCTAGGCCCTCTGCTCTGAATCTGCTGGGGAGTAATTGTGTCTGGGTGACTCAGATGCTCTGTGAGCGCTGCCCTGGCAGAAATAGGAGGGTAAGTCGAGGGAGACTTGTACTGAAACACAACCACTGTGTGAAGCTTGCTTCCCAGTCTTTCTCGCCCTTCCTGGAAAGACCGCCTGGTGGCGCGGTTGGTCAGATTAACCTTTGGACAGTTTGCCTCCAGgtgcgtggttcaaacccactggctgctccatgggaaaaagaggaagctgtctgcccccgtgaagattgacagtctcagaaaccctagagctGGAGCCGGGCTGGGTGACAGTGGCTAGTACTCCAGGAGGATACTTTTCAGAGTCCAGTTTGGCCATCCTTCAGGGACCAGACTGtgttctctgagtttggggaacaaaaagcccAGAGCGGCAAGACCAGGCCTGGCTGGAGGGTCTCAGCCTTGTGGACCAAAGTCCACTGAAAAACAAGTGGACGGTCCATCTGAAACCCAAGAACTGACTGTAGCCAAACAGTAGGGAAGCGTGAAAAGTTTTGAGTTCAGGACTCAccccctacctacctacctacccaccaccaccaccctgggaAAAGCAGGCCCACCTGGCTGCCCTCCAGTGAGGTCCAGTCCCCAGCTCAGTAACTGCCCCCATCTGTCAAGGCAGCACCACCTGGGGTCTCTGGAGCTTGCCTCACTGGAAGGTAGATGACCAGGCCTCTGGGAGGATTTGAACTGGCTATCTTCTGTTTAGTAGTGAACGCATTAACCGTCTGCACCACCCAAGGGCTTCCCATTCTATAAGGAGGTACAGAGGGGTTAGGTCACTTGTACAAGTGCCTAACTGCCCTGTCTCTCCCTGCCCACCTCCAGACATCTGGGTGTGGGTGAAGATGTTCCCCCTCCCCAACATtgtcaaaccccccccccccagactttATGGAGGTCCACACATGTCACCTGTGTACCCCCCGACTCCTGAGAAACTTAGAGGGGGAGGTGCCTTTGGGTTGGGCCCCTTCTAGACACATCACCCACACCTGTGAGGTCACATTTGGGAGCACCTCACGTTGGGCGGGGGTGTCAATAGTGCAAACCTACTGGCTGGACTCCAGTCCAGAAGTGGTTCATTTGTGTTCTGTGTAGCCCCCTCCCCTCTGCCGGCATTCATGGccacactgcctgtgggatgacCCCTTGCACATGAACGCGTGTTCTCCGTGAACTGAAGCTGTCACTTGTTCTTCCAGGACCTACCTGACTTGGAAGACGTGGATGACAGCGAGCTCCTCGGTCACCAGGAGGACCAGGTGACGAGGACACGTGTTTCCCCACAGCCAGTCTGCTTTCTCCCCTCATTTACGAAGTGCATCTGCCGGACCCATGGGGCGGGCAGAGGAAGGGAACGTGGCTGTCTGCGACTGTCGCCCATCCCCTGGGGCCACTGTAGCATGAGTCTTACCAGGCTCTCACCACCGTGCACCCGTTAGCAAGAAGTCCCAGTGCTGTGGTGTGTACAGCGTCAGGctgcggagaaagatgaggctcttcccTCCTGTAGTGatggacagcctcagacacccacaggccagtggtccctgtcctgtggggcacCATCACCCCGACCTTAGTGGGTTTGGGTGTGGCTCCTCAATGGCTGGAGAACGTGGTGATGCCCAGTGCAGGGTAGAGGGCCCCAACAATGGTGACACCAGAACCCGCCTGACTTACTGCCTGctttctgcagaagacctgccctCCCATGGTTGAAGTCGTCTCGAGCTGCTTAGAGGACGACAGTGACTCGGAAGCTGACTCCATGCCACTTTCTGGATGGGAGTATGGTTCCACAGAAGGCCTTTCCAATATATTCGCCATTCCTAAAGGCCCCCCAAAGCAGGCTGAGGGCCCCTTTGCAGACATCGTTAAACTGGGCGCAGAACAGAGCTTGGAAGTCCAAAGAGGAGACACGGAGTCTCCAGGGCCATCCCTCCAGCCCCTGATCCAAGAACTTGGGGACCTACCTTCAGACCAgctgctggggccccaggcctcccACAACAGGGACAGCAccacaccctcttcctgcctcccAGGTGATGCTGCTGTACTCACAGTCCTCTGCAGGTGGGCTGTGCCTTTgcctgaagccccccaccccagctcaccCTAGACCAGTGCTTGCCAAACTTGGCTAGTCATTGGAGgtacctggggatccccagcaagATCAAACAATCTCCAAGGGGAGGCGCCCATGCACCTTGGGGTTATTTCCCGGACTGTAGCCTTACTCAGCAGCCAGATGTGTGTGGGACCTGGACCCTCCCCGCGAAACTGAGCCACCTTCTCTTTGGCCTCTTTAGgaaatggtgctggcaaggagGCGGCAAAGGCCAAGCCTGGTGAGGGAGCCGACAACGAGGACATTGAATTTGGGCTGgactgaccccaccccaccccaccccacggggGTCTCCTCCATCCCTGCACTAGGAGGGACAGATGGCGAGCTGGTAGCAGGCCGGGGCTGGAAACCCAGCAGGCACAGCGGCTGTACAGCCGCCTCCCCTCCCTCGTCCATGTCCGAGGCATGCGCCACCCTTGAGTGTTATCAGTGTGTTCACAGCCACCTGAGGGAATGTGTGGGTGTATCTTTATTACCTGTGAGTCACAATTACTCTGTGGTACCCTGAGAAGAGACCCTTCTCTGAACGCTGGCCCATGGCTTATCCCGTGAGCATGTCCCCGTGGGGCGGAGCTAAGGTCATGCGGTGAAGGGGCATTTTGTGGAGTCCAGCCTGAGAAAGTATGTCTGGAGGACAGGTGGGTCCTCAGACTGGCCCACAACACCGCCTGCGCCAGACACTAGATGGCGATCCAGGCTGTGTAAGGCACTCAGTCATTTCACCAGCACACAGCCAGGGTCCTGCTGACCACTCAGTCACACTGCGGTCACACTGCGCCCGGAGGGGCGTCGTTCCAACTCAGAGCCCGTCAGAGGCTCCTGCATCTCTTCCAGCCACCACTGGGTCTTCAGTCAGTCGGGGGGGGCTGGCTGGGGGCAGGGGACAGGTATCCTCAGAAGCCCATACGGGGCCTCTTCCGGGGTGGTTGTTGCCTAGACGGAGTGCTGCGGATGCTGGAGACCTGGGAGGGGGGTGCGGAGGCAGCCTGGAGACCAGAGGGTGGCAGTTTGGCCATGTAGTCCCGGAGGGTCTGTTGCCGCTCGGTGGGGACACCTGGCGCCCACAGCTCCTGGGTCTGCTCCTGGGAGGGGGGTGTGACCGGGGGCAAGGGGCAGAGCCCGGGGGAGGCATGGTCAGGGCTGCCCGAGGGGGTGGGGCCTTCGGAGAGGTCCAGGCGACTGCCAAGCGAAGAGAAAGTGCTGGAGAGCTGGGTGCGGCGCTTGCATCGGCTGGGCCTGAGACCCAGGCCCGAGCCCCCAGACCGCCGCCTCTCCCACCAGGCTGCCCCACGTCCCGCCCAGGCCTCACTCAGACGCTCGCTGAGCTCATCCTCCAGGCCAGACTCAGGGGCAGGGGGTGACTCCGCAGTGAGGGGCGAGCCCAGGTCCTGTTGCAGAAGGAGCCTTCCCTGGGCCATGGCAGCCCGCAGCCCCGCAGCCACTGTCCCCTCCGCCTGAGGCTGCTCCGGGTGGGCCAGAAGGTGGCGGTGGGAAAAGGTAGGGGCTGTCCACAGGGGCCGGGGCCGAGCCACCTTGAGTATGGCCTTCAGCCAGCGGCGGCAGCAGGTGGTGGCCTGGGGGCTCCAGGAAGTGGCGGGGTCATGGGGCTCAGGACCTGGCTCACCCTCGCGGAGGTGCAGGCTTTGGCAGAACACATCCCCTGCCGCTGAGAGCTGGAAGAGGGTCAGGCCTGGTGTGGAGGCGGTGGACGGGATGGCGGCAGCCAGACCTGCAGACAGGGCAGTATTACCAAGCAGGGCTGGCCAGGTCACCTACTTCAGCCCCGGGCTCGCCTGCCACCCGTGCGTGTACCTAAGGTGGGTGCCTCCAGTCGCTCCTGCAGCCGCCTCTGACCCGTGGGTTCCAGCACTGGGAACCCTGAGAGGGCATCAGTCCTCACTGGGAGGGACTGGGGGTGCCCTGCCAGCCTGGGAGTCGAAGAGCCCTCTCCTGGGGGCCAGACAGACATTGCTCAGACCCTGACCCTGGCTGGGggcatgccccccacccctccacctgcCTACATTAGGACCTCACCTGAGAGGTGCAGCAGCTGGAGCTGGCCTCCCTGGCCCCCCAGGAGTAGGGGCCGAGGGGCGCCAGGGCGGGGCGCGGGCAGCAGTTGGGCCAGCAGGGGCGCGGAGGGCAGGCCGTGGTCCCACTTCAGCAGGGGCACCAGGGGGAGGCGCTCATCCAACATGTAGAGtgagaactgcccctcagggAGAGTGACAAGGTGGGCTCTGTGACCCTCGGGAAAGGTGCTGGAAGTCGTGTCACCCAGAAGCCCACCCTGACTTTATCTGCTTTCTCCAAACCCACCTGGTCCTGGAACCTGAGCTTGAGAGACGCCCCTAGAGCACCAGGCTGACTGGCAGCCCCTCAACATTAGGAGACCCCCTGTCTTGCAAACTGCCATCCCTGTGGGAGGCCCTTCCTCCTCTTACCCATCTTGCCTGCCACCTCTCGACAGCAGGGTGCCTGGTCTGGCAGTTCAGTGCCCACCCCCATGTTCCCAGCCTCTCAGGACTCAGCCAGCGTGCTCCTGTACCTAGCGCTGCAGCTGGGGCCAGCCTGGTCTGGTGCAGCCTGGCAAGCAAACTCAGTGCCTGGCTGGCCCGGGGAGGGGTCCTCACCTGTGTACAGATGAGATGGAGAGTGGGGTTCAGAAAGGCCGGGCTGCACTCCCCCAGGTACTGGGTCAGCAGGACGCGCTCTCCTTTCTGGCATGAAGCCTCGGCACCCCCTCGGAAAAGCAGCAGGCCACAGCCTGGGGGGCCCTGGAGGACAAAGCCAGAGTCAGCCCCAACCTCAGCCTGTCTGTGACCTCATCCCCAACTCCACCGACCCGGGTCAGTCTGGACTTTGGGGCTGGGCTGCCTCAGTGCCCTCTACCTGTGGGCCCCCTCTCTGGCATTTCAATCCCACCCCTACCTGAGTGTCAATCATTCTCACGCCTGTgcgatcaccaacagtcagcacccGGGGGTGGGCCGTGAAGTCAGCCCAGCGCCAGGTGGAGGGGTCCCGGAACACCATGGTCTCAGGGTCCTTGTAGACCTGCTGCAgcctggggaggagggaagggaggtaGGGAGATGGGTGGAGGCTGCTTGGAAGTGTGTgtcatgtatgtgtgtttggctgGGGTGGGGCAGGCCATTACCCATTTTGGGGAGTCCACAGGCAGATGGTGCCCGAACGGCTGCAGACAGCCAGCTCCCCAGGCAGGTGCGGGCTGCAGGGGGAGAGACGAGTCTGAGGGAAATGGccccctgccccaggccctgcaggTCAAGCTCCCCCGTTCCCCTCTCACCTGAGGCTGATGCCAGTGCTTCCCTTCTGCACCTGCAGTACCTGCAGTGGGGAGGGCTGGCCCTGCCTGCTCACCTTCCACAGGGCACAGTGGTAGTCAGAGCGGACCGCCAGCAGAGCTGAGGGCACAGGAGACAGAGGGTCAGGGACCAGGCCACCCACCTACCAGGAAGGCTGAGGGAGGTGGCAGTGGGCCTTACCTTCTCCCTGGACAGTCCGGGTCACCACCTGCCGGATAGAGCCTCGGAGCTGGATGTGGCCAGGGTCCCCAAGGACCCTCGGGCGGCCATCTGAAGTCAGACTGACCTTTTGGAAGCCTGGGCCTCCCGCTAAGGATCAGTGTGAGAGCGATGGTCATTGCCACCCCCCAGCTACCACCCATCCCTCCCCAAGGGGGCAGCAGGGTCCCACCCAGCAGGCGGATACACAGCTTATCCAGGGCGCCCCCGGTTGGGTAAACCAGCTGCCCTGTCAGGGCTGTGCTCCCGGGcagccaggccagggcgcccccagTGACAGCATCGTCCAGGAGTATCTGTCCCCAGCGCCCTGCTAGCTCCTCCTGCAGCAGCTCCCCCACGAGGCTGGCCACCGACCTGCCTAGGACAGGACCACCAAGGATGGAGAAGCGGCGCTGCCGCCGGCTGAGGGATGCCCAGGGACACCTAGGGAAAGAGGATCATGGGAAGGTCAGGCAGTGGTGGTGGATGGGATTGGTTTCTCACTGACACCGACCTGGCCCAACCATAAGACCCGGCTAGCAGATGGACATGAGGCCCAAGACAGCCAATCAGAATCTTTCCTGGGACACCTGGCAAGCAGCAAGGACCCTGGCTCTTTCCTGGGGATCAAAAGCCGTCCTGCCACATGGAGGCAGCCTGTCAGAGGGTGAAGGCAGGCAGAGGcaggcagaggcaggcagatcagaAAATGAAAAGGGACCTAGCCCTGATAACAGCATGTGAGCACCTGGATGCAGCCATGCCTGACACCCACCATTTAGATGAGCCTGTACATTTCTGTTCTCTCCCTAAGCTAGCTGGGGCTGGGTGCTCTATACAAGGAAGTATAGCCCGCTGACTACTCAGGGCTGAGGAATCAACAGTTCCTGTTCTCCGACTGCTTCCACTGCTGCCCTCCTGCTCATGCTCACTTGCCCCCAGGGCTGGTGTCCACCAAGGTCCTGAAGCAGCCTCTTCACACTGACCACAGTTTTCTTCTTAGAGTGGCTCTGTGTGGAAAGGCTCGGTTAGGCAGGAGCACACAGCCAGTGGCTCACTGCCACACGAAGGCGGGCACCCCTGCTGGTCACTCACCCGTGTGCCCTCCAGTTTGAAGTTCTCCTGCATCAGGCTCCCTAGGGACCCAAAGGCAACATCTCCATGGTCCCACAAGAAGTGGCTGAGCTAGGGGAGAGCGGACTGAGGTCATAAGCCTGTCAGGTCACCACACACACCTCTCTGGGCCACACTGCACGGCCTTGTGGGACCCCTCACCTGCTCAGTAACATCCAGCATGGCACAGGGTCGACTGTAGAACTGATGACCTCCCCGGAAAAGCAGGTCCTGCGCGGACAGCCCCGGGTCCCAGGGCTCTGCCAGGAGGTGTAGGGGAAGGGGTCTGAGTGTTGTCAGCCCAAGGAGCGGGGAGGTCCCAGGGCTCCGTGGGGAGGGGCTTGGGAGGGGGTCTGTTGAACACTAAGAAGGGACAGtctcagagggcagggcttgggtAAATCCTTACCAGGATCAGGTGGCAGCAGGGGAAAGGGCCCCGGGGTGTCTGGCTCCCACCACAGGTCCTGGGCTGAGGGCTCGGCTGCCGTGTTCTGTGGGAGCCACAGAGGCGATGAGGCGGAAGCCCCCTGGCAGGCTGGGATACAAGCATCGCCCATCCCCCAGCCCTTATGGGACCAAATACACACAGATGCTCCCTGAGCATGTCTGCATGGAGTGTGTGTCCTTCTGGGTTCCTCGGGTACGACTGACAGGACACATATGTCCCTCTGTAGTCTGGGGGACTGGGCAGGAGTGGTGGGACACACGTGTTCCTTTGGCCCCGTAGACTATTACAGGTTGGTGGACACCTCATACCCTGCCCTGTGAAATCAGTAACCTGGGGCCCGAGGCTCCTTCTCCCGTCTCAGCCGCTCAGGTCCCTTCTGACGGCTGCATGGCATGCCCCACCAGTGGGAAATCAGCTACCCTTAGACCCCTGAGGACTCTGTGAACATGGGTCATAACAGGTTAACTCAGCCCCCTCACAATAGCCCCGCAGAGCTGGTGCGGCTAGATCTACAGTCTTATTGGGGGAAGGGGGGTGCTGGGGACAGGGAGGGTGGCAGAGACTAGCTGGGCTCTGAGAGCAGGTGGCTGGCCTCCAGAGCTGGGTGTCCACCCTGATCCCACCTGATCTCACTTCCTCTGGAGACCTCCCGGTCACTGACTGAGATCTGGTGGATCACACACCCTGCCATCGGCTGGGCTGGCCAGTACCCCCACAGCTCACACCCTCGGGGGACAGGGGCCTGGCCAGTGAGG
The sequence above is drawn from the Tenrec ecaudatus isolate mTenEca1 chromosome 18, mTenEca1.hap1, whole genome shotgun sequence genome and encodes:
- the TAF1C gene encoding TATA box-binding protein-associated factor RNA polymerase I subunit C — its product is MDFPSPLRPTLFMSGPLGLSSGPDLSFMCSWRDALTLPESLPMSRAKNTAAEPSAQDLWWEPDTPGPFPLLPPDPEPWDPGLSAQDLLFRGGHQFYSRPCAMLDVTEQLSHFLWDHGDVAFGSLGSLMQENFKLEGTRSHSKKKTVVSVKRLLQDLGGHQPWGCPWASLSRRQRRFSILGGPVLGRSVASLVGELLQEELAGRWGQILLDDAVTGGALAWLPGSTALTGQLVYPTGGALDKLCFQKVSLTSDGRPRVLGDPGHIQLRGSIRQVVTRTVQGEALLAVRSDYHCALWKVSRQGQPSPLQVLQVQKGSTGISLSPHLPGELAVCSRSGTICLWTPQNGLQQVYKDPETMVFRDPSTWRWADFTAHPRVLTVGDRTGVRMIDTQGPPGCGLLLFRGGAEASCQKGERVLLTQYLGECSPAFLNPTLHLICTQFSLYMLDERLPLVPLLKWDHGLPSAPLLAQLLPAPRPGAPRPLLLGGQGGQLQLLHLSGEGSSTPRLAGHPQSLPVRTDALSGFPVLEPTGQRRLQERLEAPTLGLAAAIPSTASTPGLTLFQLSAAGDVFCQSLHLREGEPGPEPHDPATSWSPQATTCCRRWLKAILKVARPRPLWTAPTFSHRHLLAHPEQPQAEGTVAAGLRAAMAQGRLLLQQDLGSPLTAESPPAPESGLEDELSERLSEAWAGRGAAWWERRRSGGSGLGLRPSRCKRRTQLSSTFSSLGSRLDLSEGPTPSGSPDHASPGLCPLPPVTPPSQEQTQELWAPGVPTERQQTLRDYMAKLPPSGLQAASAPPSQVSSIRSTPSRQQPPRKRPRMGF